GCTGGACGCGCGGTTCGCCGTGATCTCGGTGGTATCCCAGGTGGTGTACGTCCACGTCGCCCGCCCGGCCGTCGGGATGCTGCTCGGCGAGGGGCGCAAAGGCGTCTCGGAGAAAACAATGAAAAAGTTCGGAGCGCATGCAGTGGAATTCGCCTTGGCCGCGCTCGCGGAGCGGCCGCGCGGCCGCGCTCGCGCCGGCCGGCTCAAGCGCGCGAGCGCGTTCCTGCTGTTGCTCGCGGGCGTCGCCTGCGCCGGCGGCGACGACGACCGCATCGAGGGCACGGGCACGATCGAAGTCGTGGAGATGGACGTTGCCTCGCTCATCCCCGCCCGAGTCTCGCGCGTGCTCGTGGACGAGGGACAGAGCGTACGCGCCGGCGAGACGCTCGCCTTGCTCTCCCAGGCGGCCACCAGCTCCGAGGTCGACGTGCGGCGCGCGGGGCTGCAGCGCGCGGAGGCGGTGCTGCGTGACCTGGAGGCGGGCGCGCGGCCGGCCGAAGTGCGGCAGAGCGGGGCGGAAGTCACGGCCGCCGAAGCGGAAGCGGCGAGGCTCGCGCGCGACTACACCCGCGCGCAGGCGCTGTACGAGGGAGGCGCGATCTCGCGGCAGGAGCTGGAGGCGGCGCGCACGCAGGCCACAGTCGCGGCGCAGCGCGCGAGCGCCGCGCGGCAGGGACGACAGCTCGTGACCGAGGGCACGCGTCCCGAGCGGATACGCGCCGCCCGCGCCGACGTCGCCTCCGCGCGCGCGGCACTCGACGCCGCCCGCGGCACCGCCGCGGAGCTGGCCCTCACGGCCCCCGCCAACGGCACGATCATCCGACGGCTCGCGGACCCCGGTGAAACGGTGGCTGCCGGCGAGCCGGTCGTCACGCTCGGCAAGACGGATTCGCTGTGGGTCAGGATCTACCTGAGCCCCGCGGACGTCGCGCGGATCCGCGTGGGCGACGAGGCGAGAGCGACACTCGACGACTTTCCTTCGCGGCACTATACCGGCCGCGTCACGGCGATAGCGTCGCGCGCGGAATTCACCCCGCGCGTCGCGCTCACCGAGCGGGAGCGCGGCGATCTGCTGTTCGGCGTCAAGGTGACGCTGGTGGATGCGACCGGCGCTCTCAAGGCCGGGCTTCCAGTCACCGTTCGGATAGAGCCGCGTGCCTCACGCGCGGCCGCGCCCTGACGCCGTGAACACAAGCGTGGACACTGTCGCGACCGAAATCGCGGTGCAGACACGCGGGCTGCGCAAGACGTTCGGCCCCGTGGTCGCGGTGGAGGGACTCGACCTAGAGATCCGCCGCGGCGAGGTGTTCGGCGTACTCGGCCCGAACGGATCGGGGAAGACCACGACCATCCGCATGCTGTGCGGGCTGCTCACGCCGAGCGCGGGCGACGCCACGGTCGTCGGCTACGATCTGCGCACGCAGCAGTCAGAGATCCGCCGGTCCATCGGCTACATGTCGCAGCGATTCGGCCTGTACGACGATCTCACGGTGCGGGAGAACGTCAGGTTCTACGCCGCGGTGTACGGGCTGCGCGGCGCGGCGCTGGACGCGCGCATCGTCGAGCTGTTCGAGCAGCTGGAGCTGACTCCGCGCGCGGAGCAGCTCGCCGGCACGCTGAGCGGCGGCTGGAAGCAGAAGCTAGGGCTGGCCTGCGCGACCGCGCATCATCCGAAGATGCTCTTCCTCGACGAGCCGACGGCGGGTGTGGATCCCGCGGCGCGGCGCCGGTTCTGGGAGATCATCTACGATCTGGCGCGCGACGGGACGACCGTGCTCGTCACCACGCACTACATGGACGAGGCCGCGCGCTGCCAACGGCTCGCGTTCCTCTCGCGCGGACACCTGATCGCGCAGGGTACCGCGGCCGAGATCCCGGCGCAGTTCGGCGAGGCAAGCATCGAGGACGTCTTCATCGAGCTGCAGCGGCGCGACGAAGGCGAGGCGGCGTGAGCGTGCTGGGGGGCGTCCGACGAGCCGGGTTGTGGCCCATGCTCCGCAAGGAGTTCGTCCAGCTGCGGCGCGACCGGTTGACGCTCGCGATGGTGGTAGTGCTGCCCGCGGTGCAGCTCCTCCTGTTCGGCTATGCCATCCGGACCGAAGTGCGGAACCTGCCGACGGTCGTGCTCGACGAGTCACAGAGCAGCGAGAGCCGCGCGCTCATCGACGTCATGCGCAACACCGGCAACTTCCGCGTCACCGGCTCGGTGGCGAGCCGTGCGGAGCTGCGCCGCGTGATCGAGCGTGGGGAAGCGAGCGCGGCGGTGATCATCCCACCGGATTTCGCCGCGAATCTCAAGCGCGGCCGCGGCGCAACCGCGCAGATCGTGGTGGACGCGGCGGACCCGATGGC
The genomic region above belongs to Gemmatimonadaceae bacterium and contains:
- a CDS encoding CerR family C-terminal domain-containing protein — translated: MPRKESKEVILDAAESLFAGRGFDATTIKQIGTRAKVNPALLYYYFGDKKALYRAVLARLIGGLAENLGGRLREARTPEDAVHGVVAAQMEVLGAHPDLARIFVREMVEHRGENAADPISDSMAKVFKRLCGIIEQGQRAGLFRKELDARFAVISVVSQVVYVHVARPAVGMLLGEGRKGVSEKTMKKFGAHAVEFALAALAERPRGRARAGRLKRASAFLLLLAGVACAGGDDDRIEGTGTIEVVEMDVASLIPARVSRVLVDEGQSVRAGETLALLSQAATSSEVDVRRAGLQRAEAVLRDLEAGARPAEVRQSGAEVTAAEAEAARLARDYTRAQALYEGGAISRQELEAARTQATVAAQRASAARQGRQLVTEGTRPERIRAARADVASARAALDAARGTAAELALTAPANGTIIRRLADPGETVAAGEPVVTLGKTDSLWVRIYLSPADVARIRVGDEARATLDDFPSRHYTGRVTAIASRAEFTPRVALTERERGDLLFGVKVTLVDATGALKAGLPVTVRIEPRASRAAAP
- a CDS encoding ABC transporter ATP-binding protein; this encodes MNTSVDTVATEIAVQTRGLRKTFGPVVAVEGLDLEIRRGEVFGVLGPNGSGKTTTIRMLCGLLTPSAGDATVVGYDLRTQQSEIRRSIGYMSQRFGLYDDLTVRENVRFYAAVYGLRGAALDARIVELFEQLELTPRAEQLAGTLSGGWKQKLGLACATAHHPKMLFLDEPTAGVDPAARRRFWEIIYDLARDGTTVLVTTHYMDEAARCQRLAFLSRGHLIAQGTAAEIPAQFGEASIEDVFIELQRRDEGEAA